Proteins encoded within one genomic window of Ovis aries strain OAR_USU_Benz2616 breed Rambouillet chromosome 1, ARS-UI_Ramb_v3.0, whole genome shotgun sequence:
- the SPATA46 gene encoding spermatogenesis-associated protein 46 — MESCGLLVMSPALGMFIVQTTQPASWEQLCVTSIPFGSQNMENFSLLSISGTRISSSALSTLPDIMSSRATSLPDIAKPALLTEASSPVQALPPQCPSGVLRHGVHNIVISPDCILRDSPDGEQLRWNCTVYRPWFSPYSYFLCKDTESHLETYSFPEVQRDEGQGDSCLPEDTADSVCSSSPSPENTCPREATKKSRPGPDPTDSITFQDILTASKWHPAQDILTASKWHPAQQNGYKCASCCRLYPTLHSLKSHIKRGSKEGFSCKVYYHKLKSLWCKEQKARPGDRLSLGSGQAFR; from the exons ATGGAATCGTGTGGTCTTCTTGTGATGTCACCTGCGCTCGGAATGTTTATCGTCCAGACAACCCAACCAGCCTCCTGGGAGCAGCTGTGCGTGACCTCCATACCCTTCGGTAGTCAGAACATGGAGAACTTCTCACTCCTCAGCATTTCTGGAACTCgaatctcttcctctgccctgaGCACTCTTCCTGATATTATGTCCTCACGTGCCACCAGCTTGCCAG ATATCGCAAAGCCTGCGTTACTGACTGAGGCGTCCAGCCCAGTCCAGGCCCTGCCGCCCCAGTGCCCAAGTGGCGTTCTCCGGCACGGGGTGCACAACATCGTGATCTCGCCAG ATTGCATCTTGAGGGACTCCCCAGATGGAGAGCAGCTGAGGTGGAACTGCACCGTCTACCGGCCCTGGTTCTCCCCTTACAGCTACTTCCTATGCAAGGACACAGAGAGCCACCTTGAGACCTACAGCTTCCCAGAGGTGCAGCGGGATGAGGGTCAGGGGGACAGCTGCCTCCCAGAGGACACAGCCGACAGCGTCTGctcatcctctccctccccagagaACACCTGCCCCCGAGAGGCCACCAAGAAATCCAGGCCCGGCCCAGACCCCACAGACTCCATCACATTCCAAGACATCCTGACAGCCTCCAAGTGGCACCCGGCCCAGGACATCCTGACGGCCTCCAAGTGGCACCCGGCCCAGCAGAATGGCTACAAATGTGCATCCTGCTGCCGCCTGTACCCGACGCTGCACTCCCTCAAGAGCCATATCAAGAGGGGCTCCAAGGAGGGCTTCAGCTGCAAGGTATACTACCACAAGCTCAAATCCCTCTGGTGCAAGGAGCAGAAGGCCCGGCCGGGAGACAGGCTCTCCTTGGGCAGCGGCCAGGCCTTCAGGTAG
- the C1H1orf226 gene encoding uncharacterized protein C1orf226 homolog isoform X3 gives MLCLLGVLLLVAQTGDDTPHVVGHYIKRVSLSFVSHLLSEPLSRTVDHSMFENLNTALTPKLQSSRSVPHLSRPTAPSSAAQGSAEPGGPGLWVGSSQHLKSLGKVVGAKVNDFLRRKEPSSLGSVGTTEVNKTAGAQLAGGADGDDGRSALQEAFPRLDPPPPATRKRTPRALKTTQDMLISSQPVLSSLEYGTELASEQPQVSSSTQPSPADASQPEATTEVVHRGDTLPNGEVSVSVPDLIHKDSQDDPKLKVTECRRASSPGLMERNGLKLSLSPISLAESPEDGSPPPRARTSSVDNEGPHPDLLSFE, from the exons ATGCTGTGTCTTCTCGGTGTGTTGTTGCTGGTGGCCCAGACAGGAGATGACACTCCCCATGTGGTCGGTCACTACATAAAACGTGTCTCTCTCTCGTTTGTTTCCCACCTGCTTTCCGAGCCCCTTTCTCGGACAG TCGACCACAGCATGTTTGAGAACCTGAACACAGCCCTCACTCCCAAGCTCCAGTCAAGCCGCTCCGTCCCCCACTTGTCCAGGCCAACAgcccccagctctgctgctcaGGGGTCTGCGGAGCCCGGGGGGCCCGGACTCTGGGTGGGCAGCAGTCAGCACCTCAAGAGCCTGGGCAAAGTGGTGGGGGCCAAAGTGAATGACTTCCTGCGGAGAAAGGAGCCCTCGAGCCTGGGCAGCGTGGGGACAACAGAGGTCAACAAGACTGCAGGGGCCCAATTGGCCGGCGGGGCTGATGGGGATGACGGAAG GTCAGCCCTGCAAGAAGCATTCCCTCGGCTGGATCCTCCACCTCCAGCCACCAGGAAGCGAACCCCTCGGGCCCTGAAGACCACCCAGGACATGCTGATTTCGTCACAGCCTGTCCTAAGCAGTCTGGAGTATGGGACAGAGCTGGCATCTGAGCAGCCCCAGGTCTCGTCTTCCACCCAACCCAGCCCAGCCGATGCTTCCCAGCCAGAGGCCACCACGGAGGTGGTGCACAGGGGTGACACTCTGCCCAACGGAGAGGTTTCTGTGTCGGTACCTGACCTTATCCACAAAGACAGCCAGGACGACCCCAAGCTCAAGGTGACTGAGTGCCGAAGGGCCTCCTCCCCTGGCCTCATGGAGAGAAATGGCCTCAAACTCAGCCTGAGCCCCATCAGCCTGGCCGAGTCTCCGGAGGACGGCAGCCCACCTCCGCGGGCGCGGACCTCCAGTGTTGACAATGAGGGCCCTCACCCAGACCTGCTGTCCTTTGAGTAG
- the C1H1orf226 gene encoding uncharacterized protein C1orf226 homolog isoform X4: MFENLNTALTPKLQSSRSVPHLSRPTAPSSAAQGSAEPGGPGLWVGSSQHLKSLGKVVGAKVNDFLRRKEPSSLGSVGTTEVNKTAGAQLAGGADGDDGRSALQEAFPRLDPPPPATRKRTPRALKTTQDMLISSQPVLSSLEYGTELASEQPQVSSSTQPSPADASQPEATTEVVHRGDTLPNGEVSVSVPDLIHKDSQDDPKLKVTECRRASSPGLMERNGLKLSLSPISLAESPEDGSPPPRARTSSVDNEGPHPDLLSFE, from the exons ATGTTTGAGAACCTGAACACAGCCCTCACTCCCAAGCTCCAGTCAAGCCGCTCCGTCCCCCACTTGTCCAGGCCAACAgcccccagctctgctgctcaGGGGTCTGCGGAGCCCGGGGGGCCCGGACTCTGGGTGGGCAGCAGTCAGCACCTCAAGAGCCTGGGCAAAGTGGTGGGGGCCAAAGTGAATGACTTCCTGCGGAGAAAGGAGCCCTCGAGCCTGGGCAGCGTGGGGACAACAGAGGTCAACAAGACTGCAGGGGCCCAATTGGCCGGCGGGGCTGATGGGGATGACGGAAG GTCAGCCCTGCAAGAAGCATTCCCTCGGCTGGATCCTCCACCTCCAGCCACCAGGAAGCGAACCCCTCGGGCCCTGAAGACCACCCAGGACATGCTGATTTCGTCACAGCCTGTCCTAAGCAGTCTGGAGTATGGGACAGAGCTGGCATCTGAGCAGCCCCAGGTCTCGTCTTCCACCCAACCCAGCCCAGCCGATGCTTCCCAGCCAGAGGCCACCACGGAGGTGGTGCACAGGGGTGACACTCTGCCCAACGGAGAGGTTTCTGTGTCGGTACCTGACCTTATCCACAAAGACAGCCAGGACGACCCCAAGCTCAAGGTGACTGAGTGCCGAAGGGCCTCCTCCCCTGGCCTCATGGAGAGAAATGGCCTCAAACTCAGCCTGAGCCCCATCAGCCTGGCCGAGTCTCCGGAGGACGGCAGCCCACCTCCGCGGGCGCGGACCTCCAGTGTTGACAATGAGGGCCCTCACCCAGACCTGCTGTCCTTTGAGTAG